In Arthrobacter sp. SLBN-112, a genomic segment contains:
- the folK gene encoding 2-amino-4-hydroxy-6-hydroxymethyldihydropteridine diphosphokinase, with product MNGTYSKAVLALGSNLGERNETLTEAVADLVDPPEVRLLAVSPIVQTKAVGGPAGQPDFLNMVITVETSLSPQDLLEHCQAVENKHHRVREVRWGPRTLDVDIITYGDLRSGDPALTLPHPRAATRAFVLYPWSLIEPAATLDGERISALAARAEDFGDLAPFDGFGDFDGMPTAGAVEPR from the coding sequence ATGAACGGCACCTACAGCAAAGCCGTGCTGGCCCTTGGCAGCAACCTTGGCGAGCGGAACGAAACCCTGACCGAAGCCGTAGCCGACCTGGTTGACCCGCCGGAAGTCCGGCTCCTGGCCGTGTCCCCGATCGTCCAAACGAAGGCCGTGGGCGGCCCGGCCGGCCAGCCGGACTTCCTGAACATGGTCATCACCGTGGAAACCAGCCTGAGCCCGCAGGACCTGCTGGAGCACTGCCAGGCGGTGGAGAACAAGCACCACCGCGTCCGCGAGGTCCGCTGGGGGCCGCGGACGCTCGACGTCGACATCATCACCTACGGCGACCTGCGCAGCGGCGATCCCGCACTGACCCTCCCGCATCCCCGTGCTGCCACGCGCGCCTTCGTCCTGTATCCCTGGTCGCTCATCGAACCTGCCGCCACCCTGGACGGGGAGCGGATCAGCGCGCTGGCGGCCCGCGCCGAGGACTTTGGCGATCTCGCCCCGTTCGACGGTTTCGGGGACTTCGACGGGATGCCGACGGCGGGAGCAGTGGAGCCGCGATGA
- the ftsH gene encoding ATP-dependent zinc metalloprotease FtsH, translating to MKAKNFFKGPGIWIVVVVGLLLVAFATLAPGGAARIDTDKGLELLSSNKVEQAKIFDGENRVDLTLKDNLQVDGQDKGKSVQFFFVDARAQDVVKAVTDAKPAQGFTDQPIESNWFSGLLSLLIPVILLGALFWFLMTRMQGGGSKIMQFGKSKAKMVSKDMPQVTFADVAGADEAVEELQEIKEFLQEPAKFQAVGAKIPKGVLLYGPPGTGKTLLARAVAGEAGVPFFSISGSDFVEMFVGVGASRVRDLFEQAKANSPAIIFVDEIDAVGRHRGAGIGGGNDEREQTLNQLLVEMDGFDVKTNVILIAATNRPDVLDPALLRPGRFDRQIGVDAPDMIGRDQILQVHAKGKPMAPGVDLKAVAKKTPGYTGADLANVLNEAALLTARSNANLIDDRALDEAIDRVMAGPQKRSRVMKEHERKITAYHEGGHALVAAALRNSAPVTKITILPRGRALGYTMVVPDNDKYSVTRNELLDQMAYAMGGRVAEEIVFHDPSTGASNDIEKATGTARKMVTEYGMSERVGAVRLGQGGGEPFLGRDAGHERNYSDQIAYVVDEEVRRLIEQAHDEAYEILTENRDILDFLALELLERETLNQAEIADIFRDVRKRDFREVWLSKETRAVQLNGPVESRREKAEREAQEEAKKARMDEPLDAQPPHSQGVPEDAPFHGGAPESGPGTLHG from the coding sequence ATGAAAGCTAAGAACTTCTTCAAAGGCCCGGGCATCTGGATCGTCGTTGTGGTCGGTCTGCTCCTCGTGGCCTTTGCAACGCTCGCCCCCGGCGGTGCGGCCCGGATAGATACGGACAAGGGCCTGGAACTGCTCTCCAGCAACAAGGTGGAGCAGGCCAAGATCTTCGACGGCGAGAACCGCGTTGACCTCACGCTGAAGGACAACCTCCAGGTGGACGGGCAGGACAAAGGCAAGAGCGTGCAGTTCTTCTTCGTGGACGCCCGTGCACAGGATGTGGTGAAGGCTGTCACCGACGCCAAGCCGGCCCAGGGCTTCACCGACCAGCCGATCGAAAGCAACTGGTTCTCCGGCCTGCTCTCGCTCCTGATCCCCGTCATCCTGCTGGGCGCCTTGTTCTGGTTCCTGATGACCCGCATGCAGGGCGGCGGTTCGAAGATCATGCAGTTCGGCAAGTCCAAGGCCAAGATGGTCAGCAAGGACATGCCGCAGGTGACCTTCGCCGACGTCGCAGGCGCGGATGAGGCCGTGGAGGAACTGCAGGAGATCAAGGAATTCCTGCAGGAGCCAGCCAAGTTCCAGGCCGTCGGTGCCAAGATCCCCAAGGGTGTGCTGCTCTACGGTCCCCCCGGCACCGGTAAGACCCTGCTGGCCCGCGCGGTCGCCGGTGAGGCCGGTGTGCCCTTCTTCTCCATCTCGGGCTCCGACTTCGTTGAGATGTTCGTCGGCGTCGGCGCCTCCCGCGTCCGCGACCTCTTCGAACAGGCCAAGGCCAACTCGCCGGCCATCATCTTCGTGGACGAGATCGACGCCGTCGGCCGGCACCGCGGCGCCGGAATCGGCGGCGGCAACGACGAACGCGAGCAGACCCTCAACCAGTTGCTGGTGGAGATGGACGGCTTCGACGTCAAGACCAACGTCATCCTGATCGCCGCCACCAACCGGCCCGACGTCCTGGACCCGGCCCTTCTGCGGCCGGGACGCTTCGACCGCCAGATTGGTGTGGACGCGCCCGACATGATCGGCCGCGACCAGATCCTGCAAGTCCACGCCAAAGGCAAGCCCATGGCGCCCGGCGTCGACCTCAAGGCCGTGGCCAAGAAAACCCCCGGCTACACGGGTGCCGATCTCGCCAACGTCCTCAACGAAGCCGCGCTCCTGACGGCGCGCTCCAATGCAAACCTCATTGACGACCGCGCCCTGGACGAGGCCATTGACCGAGTGATGGCCGGCCCGCAGAAGCGCAGCCGTGTCATGAAGGAACACGAGCGCAAGATCACCGCCTACCACGAGGGCGGGCACGCACTGGTGGCAGCAGCCTTGCGGAACTCCGCACCGGTCACCAAGATCACCATCCTGCCCCGCGGCCGGGCCCTGGGTTACACCATGGTGGTGCCGGACAACGACAAGTACTCCGTGACCCGCAACGAACTCCTGGACCAGATGGCGTACGCCATGGGCGGCCGTGTCGCCGAGGAGATCGTGTTCCACGATCCGTCCACCGGCGCCTCCAACGACATCGAAAAGGCCACCGGCACCGCACGCAAGATGGTTACCGAGTACGGCATGAGCGAACGCGTCGGCGCGGTCCGGCTGGGCCAGGGCGGCGGCGAGCCGTTCCTGGGACGCGACGCCGGGCACGAGCGCAACTACTCGGACCAGATCGCCTACGTTGTGGACGAGGAAGTGCGCCGGCTGATTGAGCAGGCCCACGATGAGGCGTACGAAATCCTCACCGAAAACCGGGACATCCTGGACTTCCTGGCCCTCGAGCTGCTGGAACGGGAAACCCTGAACCAGGCCGAGATCGCCGACATCTTCCGTGACGTCCGCAAGCGTGATTTCCGTGAGGTGTGGCTGTCCAAGGAGACCCGCGCCGTGCAGCTCAACGGGCCGGTGGAAAGCCGCCGGGAGAAGGCCGAGCGCGAGGCCCAGGAGGAAGCCAAGAAGGCCCGGATGGATGAGCCGCTGGATGCCCAGCCACCACATTCGCAGGGCGTTCCGGAGGATGCACCGTTTCACGGAGGCGCCCCCGAATCGGGGCCCGGGACCCTTCACGGCTAA
- the folE gene encoding GTP cyclohydrolase I FolE, with protein sequence MTSFDDDDVSASAEHLAEDGHRSSKHEKVDRPRIEAAVREILLAIGEDPDRGGLVDTPKRVAKAYAEVFAGLHHNPADVLSTTFDLDHEELVLVKDIPFYSTCEHHLVPFHGVAHVGYIPSHDGKVTGLSKLARLVDIYARRPQVQERLTTEIVEAMVRYLKPRGAIVVVECEHMCMSMRGIRKPGAKTVTSAVRGQLHDPATRAEAMSLILGR encoded by the coding sequence GTGACTTCCTTCGACGACGACGACGTTTCCGCCTCCGCCGAACACCTGGCGGAGGACGGTCACCGGTCCTCAAAGCATGAAAAAGTGGACCGGCCACGGATCGAGGCCGCCGTCCGTGAGATCCTCCTCGCCATCGGCGAGGACCCGGACCGCGGCGGCCTGGTGGATACCCCCAAAAGGGTTGCGAAGGCGTACGCCGAGGTGTTCGCCGGACTGCATCACAACCCTGCGGACGTCCTGTCCACCACTTTTGACCTGGACCACGAGGAGCTGGTCCTGGTCAAGGACATCCCGTTCTACTCCACGTGCGAGCACCACCTGGTGCCGTTCCACGGAGTGGCCCACGTTGGCTACATCCCATCGCATGACGGCAAGGTCACCGGGTTGAGCAAGCTGGCCCGGCTGGTGGACATCTACGCCCGCCGCCCGCAGGTGCAGGAGCGGCTGACCACGGAGATCGTTGAAGCGATGGTCCGCTACCTCAAGCCCCGCGGGGCGATCGTCGTTGTTGAATGCGAGCACATGTGCATGTCGATGCGCGGCATCCGCAAGCCCGGAGCGAAGACCGTCACCAGTGCGGTCCGCGGGCAGCTGCATGACCCGGCCACCCGTGCCGAGGCCATGAGCCTCATCCTCGGAAGGTAA
- the folP gene encoding dihydropteroate synthase, whose translation MDSLAAAPGTGPATSPLPILRKPRPAARFEDLPTDRTLVMGILNVTPDSFSDGGKHPTADTAIAAGLRMLYAGADIIDVGGESTRPGAEDVTPEEEQRRVLPVIEALVKAGALVSIDTTHASTAAAALKAGAAIINDVSGLSIEPEMAELVAASKVPYVLTHRRGDARTMNSLAEYTDVAGEVVAELAGVRDKLYAAGVSPEQIIVDPGLGFAKNDSHNWELLRNLDQLDSLGHRVLVAASRKRFLGTLLTVAGKSAAPEERDGATAAITAISASRGAWAVRVHDVGSSLDAVKVAARMAAVPTPQTVPKTH comes from the coding sequence ATGGATTCACTCGCTGCAGCCCCCGGAACGGGGCCGGCAACCTCCCCGCTGCCCATTTTGCGCAAGCCCCGTCCGGCGGCGCGCTTCGAGGACCTCCCCACCGACCGCACGCTGGTCATGGGGATCCTGAACGTCACCCCGGACTCGTTCAGCGACGGCGGGAAGCACCCCACTGCGGACACCGCCATCGCGGCTGGCCTGCGGATGTTGTACGCGGGGGCGGACATCATTGACGTCGGCGGCGAGTCCACACGGCCAGGCGCCGAGGACGTTACGCCGGAGGAAGAGCAGCGGCGGGTCCTGCCGGTCATCGAAGCACTTGTGAAGGCCGGTGCGCTGGTCAGCATCGACACCACCCACGCTTCCACCGCGGCCGCCGCGCTGAAGGCCGGAGCCGCCATCATCAATGACGTCTCCGGGTTGAGTATCGAACCGGAAATGGCCGAGCTCGTCGCAGCGTCCAAGGTGCCCTACGTCCTCACGCACCGCCGCGGGGACGCCCGGACCATGAATTCCCTCGCTGAGTACACAGACGTGGCCGGCGAAGTTGTGGCGGAGCTGGCAGGGGTGCGCGACAAGCTCTACGCCGCGGGCGTCAGCCCCGAACAGATCATCGTTGACCCGGGCCTGGGATTCGCCAAGAACGATTCCCACAACTGGGAGCTGCTGCGGAACCTGGACCAGCTGGACAGCCTGGGGCACCGCGTGCTGGTGGCGGCCTCCCGCAAGAGGTTCCTTGGCACGCTGCTCACCGTCGCCGGCAAGTCCGCTGCTCCGGAGGAACGGGATGGTGCCACGGCGGCAATCACCGCCATCAGCGCCTCCCGCGGTGCCTGGGCTGTCCGCGTGCACGACGTCGGGTCAAGCCTCGACGCCGTCAAGGTGGCCGCCCGCATGGCTGCGGTACCCACGCCACAAACCGTACCCAAAACACACTAG
- a CDS encoding DUF3180 domain-containing protein: MKPINPLRLMLIGVVLAIAGWAATVVTSRYGIATPVLPATALATMGVIVIITLILGIRVWRWRNSQKPGSKAKKTQLDPLLAARTLILAQACAYAGTVLLGWHVGIFLDQLRIWSMRSDQGITWLALAMAGGGLVMIVVGLLVERFCRIPPEDGDTNSADGKGRPARGEAAGEGEYAYRGD; encoded by the coding sequence ATGAAGCCCATCAACCCGCTGCGCCTGATGCTGATCGGCGTCGTCCTTGCCATCGCGGGCTGGGCGGCGACGGTGGTGACCAGCCGCTACGGCATTGCCACGCCTGTCCTTCCGGCCACCGCGCTGGCCACCATGGGCGTCATCGTCATCATCACGTTGATCCTGGGCATCCGGGTTTGGCGGTGGCGCAACAGCCAGAAGCCCGGCAGCAAGGCAAAGAAGACCCAACTGGATCCGCTGCTGGCTGCGCGGACGCTGATCCTTGCCCAGGCGTGTGCCTACGCCGGAACGGTTCTGCTGGGCTGGCACGTGGGCATCTTCCTGGACCAGTTGAGGATATGGAGCATGCGAAGCGACCAGGGCATCACCTGGCTGGCGCTGGCCATGGCCGGCGGCGGCCTGGTGATGATCGTGGTGGGACTGCTGGTGGAGCGGTTCTGCCGGATTCCCCCGGAGGACGGCGACACCAACAGTGCCGACGGCAAGGGCCGCCCTGCCCGCGGGGAGGCCGCCGGGGAAGGCGAATATGCGTACCGAGGCGATTGA
- the folB gene encoding dihydroneopterin aldolase, translating to MDRITLTGVTAVGHHGVFDFERREGQPFVVDAVLYLDFTAAADSDDVRDTAHYGEVAQRITEWISGEPLNLIEALAVRIAGSLLSEFKLQAVDITVHKPQAPIEVPFGDVAVTVHRTRIPAGSGLSGEQT from the coding sequence ATGGACAGGATTACGCTGACGGGTGTGACCGCCGTCGGCCATCACGGCGTGTTTGATTTTGAACGCCGCGAGGGCCAGCCTTTTGTGGTGGACGCGGTGCTTTACCTGGACTTCACCGCAGCGGCGGACTCCGATGATGTCCGTGACACCGCGCACTACGGCGAGGTGGCGCAGCGTATTACAGAATGGATCTCCGGGGAACCACTGAACCTCATCGAGGCCCTGGCCGTTCGGATTGCCGGCAGCCTTCTCTCCGAGTTCAAGCTCCAGGCCGTGGACATCACCGTGCACAAGCCCCAGGCTCCCATCGAGGTGCCCTTCGGCGACGTCGCCGTGACCGTCCACCGGACCCGCATCCCCGCCGGCAGCGGCCTGTCCGGGGAGCAGACATGA